One window of the Cryptomeria japonica chromosome 7, Sugi_1.0, whole genome shotgun sequence genome contains the following:
- the LOC131030009 gene encoding probable truncated L-gulonolactone oxidase 7, mitochondrial gives MDPSALCTFASYLGVEFRYFKMSTDYLSHKEDCVVIEFMYFRSREPGMLPAVEWISKRTVNLGKFMEVRKQLDPKGYVSSGWSDGVLGIGKGVQIWRDGWALDGLCVCKEDRHCAPDKGFLCRAGKIWKNASVCIQV, from the exons ATGGATCCAAGTGCATTGTGCACCTTTGCTTCCTATCTGGGAGTGGAGTTTCGGTATTTTAAGATGTCCACCGATTACTTGTCCCATAAAGAAGATTGCGTTGTTATTGAATTTATGTACTTCCGTTCCCGAGAACCGGGAATGCTTCCTGCGGTGGAATGGATAT CCAAACGAACTGTGAATCTGGGCAAGTTTATGGAGGTAAGGAAGCAGTTGGACCCAAAAGGGTATGTCTCTAGTGGGTGGTCGGATGGAGTGCTGGGGATCGGCAAAGGGGTTCAAATATGGCGAGATGGGTGGGCTTTAGATGGGCTGTGCGTTTGCAAAGAAGATCGTCATTGCGCTCCGGACAAAGGATTCTTGTGCAGAGCCGGGAAAATTTGGAAGAACGCTAGTGTCTGCATACAAGTGTGA